The following are encoded in a window of Flavobacterium sp. WC2421 genomic DNA:
- the hemB gene encoding porphobilinogen synthase, translating to MFPLQRGRRLRTNESIRSLVRETTLSPSDFMFPMFIAEGDNYEVEISSMPGIFRRSIDLTVKEVQEIYALGIRAVNIYVKVSENLKDNTGKEAWNPNGLMQEAIRAIKMACPEMIVMPDVALDPYSIYGHDGIITNGDVENDSTNEALVKMAVSHAEAGADFVAPSDMMDGRVLRLRQGLDAAGFHNVGIMSYSAKYASAFYGPFRDALDSAPRESDVVVPKDKKTYQMDYANRIEAIKEALWDVEEGADMVMVKPGIAYLDIVREVKNAVNVPVTVYHVSGEYAMIKAASERGWLDHDQIMMEQLMCIKRAGASLISTYFAKEAAILLNK from the coding sequence ATGTTCCCATTACAAAGAGGCCGAAGATTAAGAACCAATGAATCTATTAGAAGTTTGGTTCGCGAGACAACATTAAGTCCGTCCGATTTTATGTTTCCCATGTTTATAGCTGAGGGAGATAACTATGAAGTTGAAATATCTTCCATGCCAGGAATCTTTCGTCGTTCGATCGATTTAACGGTAAAAGAAGTGCAAGAAATATATGCTTTAGGAATTCGCGCGGTTAACATTTATGTTAAGGTAAGCGAGAACTTAAAAGACAATACAGGAAAAGAAGCTTGGAACCCGAACGGATTGATGCAAGAAGCCATTCGTGCTATCAAAATGGCTTGTCCAGAGATGATTGTAATGCCTGATGTAGCCTTAGATCCTTATTCTATTTATGGACACGACGGAATTATTACAAACGGCGATGTAGAAAACGACTCAACCAATGAAGCCTTGGTAAAAATGGCCGTTTCTCATGCTGAGGCTGGAGCCGATTTTGTGGCGCCATCAGACATGATGGATGGACGCGTTTTGCGTTTACGTCAAGGTCTAGATGCAGCTGGTTTTCATAATGTGGGAATCATGAGCTATTCGGCTAAGTATGCTTCGGCGTTTTACGGACCGTTTCGTGATGCTTTAGACAGCGCACCACGCGAGTCTGATGTGGTAGTTCCAAAAGATAAGAAAACGTACCAAATGGATTATGCTAATCGCATCGAAGCAATCAAAGAAGCGCTTTGGGATGTCGAAGAAGGGGCTGATATGGTTATGGTAAAGCCAGGAATTGCTTATTTAGATATTGTTCGTGAAGTAAAAAATGCAGTAAATGTTCCCGTAACAGTGTACCATGTTTCTGGTGAATATGCCATGATTAAAGCCGCTTCCGAAAGAGGTTGGTTGGATCATGACCAAATCATGATGGAGCAATTAATGTGCATCAAAAGAGCAGGAGCAAGCTTAATATCAACCTATTTTGCCAAAGAAGCTGCGATACTTTTAAACAAGTAA
- a CDS encoding c-type cytochrome yields the protein MKKVAIIAIAFLAFACKKQEAEPTEKKVESKEAVSEGMPAQDQTPEELGEVLFKGRGTCASCHKLDTKLIGPSFQEIAKMYKEKNGNIVDFLKGKSEAIVDPAQFAVMQPNLVLTKTMTDDELKGLEAYIYSTLK from the coding sequence ATGAAAAAAGTAGCAATAATTGCAATCGCATTTTTAGCATTTGCTTGTAAAAAGCAAGAAGCAGAACCAACTGAGAAAAAGGTTGAATCAAAAGAAGCTGTATCTGAAGGAATGCCAGCTCAAGATCAAACACCAGAAGAATTAGGTGAAGTATTATTTAAAGGCAGAGGAACTTGTGCCTCATGTCATAAACTGGATACGAAATTAATTGGACCAAGTTTTCAAGAAATTGCCAAAATGTACAAAGAGAAAAATGGTAATATCGTTGATTTTCTTAAAGGAAAAAGTGAAGCAATCGTGGATCCTGCTCAATTTGCAGTAATGCAACCTAATCTTGTTCTAACCAAAACAATGACAGATGATGAATTAAAAGGACTAGAAGCATATATCTATTCTACTTTAAAATAA
- a CDS encoding trans-aconitate 2-methyltransferase produces the protein MKKSTVIEIRERFDNEVERFSNLETGQVATMDAKITLELITCTARAVKPEAKTILDLGCGAGNYTLKMLSKTPNLHCTLVDLSRNMLDKAFERVSGLTTNKVETIQGDIRDIDLPKNHFDIILAGAVLHHLREDSDWEMLFQKLYDSLTTGGCFLISDLLIQDNEAVNNLTWKMYAKYLTQNGGEEYQQKVFDYIEKEDTPRSMTYQLDLMKKVGFSSTEILHKNACFGTFGGIK, from the coding sequence ATGAAAAAATCAACAGTAATAGAAATCAGAGAACGCTTTGATAATGAAGTCGAACGCTTCTCAAATTTAGAAACAGGTCAAGTGGCAACCATGGATGCCAAAATTACATTGGAATTAATTACTTGTACAGCAAGGGCAGTAAAACCAGAAGCCAAAACTATCTTGGATTTAGGTTGTGGAGCAGGAAATTATACGTTGAAAATGCTATCTAAAACACCTAACTTGCATTGTACTTTGGTTGATTTGAGTCGGAATATGTTAGACAAAGCATTCGAGCGTGTTTCAGGATTAACCACTAATAAAGTTGAAACTATTCAAGGTGATATTCGTGATATTGATTTACCTAAAAATCATTTTGACATCATATTGGCTGGAGCAGTTTTACATCATTTACGTGAGGATTCCGATTGGGAAATGCTGTTCCAAAAACTATACGATAGTTTAACGACTGGTGGTTGTTTTTTAATTTCTGATTTGTTGATTCAAGATAACGAAGCTGTAAATAATTTAACCTGGAAAATGTATGCCAAATATTTAACCCAAAATGGCGGCGAAGAATACCAACAAAAAGTTTTTGATTATATTGAAAAAGAAGATACGCCTAGATCTATGACATACCAGTTGGATTTAATGAAAAAAGTAGGTTTTTCAAGCACCGAAATTTTACATAAAAATGCCTGTTTTGGCACATTTGGAGGCATAAAATAA
- a CDS encoding LysR family transcriptional regulator produces the protein MELRHLKYFLKLAEELSFVRAADKLFISQPPLSRQIKELETEVGATLFERNNKRVVLTDAGKYYQKEIQELVQNLDRINANTKKISENQSGEFRIAYVSSTFSGDISALIQYLSKQYPYVNFRLYEVPTVKQIAALEEGKIDFGIIRAPLHSYKIESQLWFKDSFSLVFNRNKYNITLEEELEYLKDETFVFFNREYAPNFHGILLEICAKYGFEPKVVHESNNISSIIQLVKNGLGISIVPTSILKSYDYPELRYVELNKVKLYTDILLATAKGNQSEIVQSAKGFLMQKCMKNQDNV, from the coding sequence ATGGAATTACGTCACTTAAAATATTTCTTAAAACTAGCCGAAGAATTGAGCTTTGTTCGTGCTGCGGATAAACTTTTTATTTCTCAGCCTCCATTGAGTCGCCAGATTAAAGAATTAGAAACCGAAGTAGGAGCAACTCTTTTTGAACGCAACAATAAACGCGTTGTTCTTACTGATGCTGGAAAGTATTACCAAAAAGAAATACAGGAATTGGTCCAAAACTTAGATCGAATCAATGCAAATACCAAAAAAATCAGTGAGAATCAAAGTGGTGAATTCCGAATTGCGTATGTCAGTTCTACTTTTTCTGGTGACATATCTGCGTTAATTCAGTATTTGTCTAAGCAATATCCATATGTCAATTTCCGATTGTACGAAGTGCCTACAGTCAAACAGATTGCTGCTCTAGAGGAAGGGAAAATCGACTTTGGGATTATTCGTGCACCCTTGCATTCGTACAAAATAGAATCGCAGTTGTGGTTCAAGGACAGTTTCTCCTTAGTTTTTAACCGAAATAAATACAATATTACTCTTGAGGAAGAATTAGAGTATTTGAAGGATGAAACCTTCGTGTTTTTTAACAGAGAATATGCGCCTAACTTTCACGGCATTTTATTAGAAATATGTGCAAAGTATGGTTTTGAACCCAAGGTAGTTCACGAGTCTAATAATATCTCCTCTATAATCCAGTTAGTTAAAAATGGTTTGGGTATATCAATTGTGCCAACTTCTATTTTAAAAAGCTATGATTATCCAGAGCTAAGGTATGTTGAACTCAATAAAGTTAAACTGTATACTGATATTTTATTAGCAACTGCTAAGGGAAATCAATCTGAAATTGTACAATCAGCTAAGGGTTTTTTAATGCAAAAATGCATGAAGAATCAGGATAATGTTTGA
- a CDS encoding methylated-DNA--[protein]-cysteine S-methyltransferase, translating to METAYIKTPLGIATIIGDENGVSVISVADEGAVSTVIPVVLQEVVSQLNAYFDGERTSFDFKLNPKGTDFQKKVWNALLEIPYGKTRTYLEQSKLLGDVKAIRAVASANGKNPLWVVVPCHRVIGSDGSLTGYAGGLWRKKWLLEHENPSAQQSLF from the coding sequence ATGGAAACAGCTTACATTAAAACACCACTGGGTATCGCAACAATTATTGGAGATGAAAACGGAGTTTCAGTAATTTCAGTTGCTGACGAAGGTGCTGTTTCTACTGTAATTCCTGTAGTTTTACAAGAAGTTGTCTCGCAACTCAATGCCTATTTTGACGGAGAAAGAACCAGTTTTGATTTTAAACTCAACCCAAAAGGAACTGATTTCCAAAAGAAAGTATGGAACGCATTATTAGAAATCCCTTATGGGAAAACCAGAACCTATCTGGAACAGTCCAAGCTTTTGGGTGATGTCAAAGCCATTCGCGCAGTAGCCTCCGCCAATGGAAAAAATCCGCTTTGGGTTGTTGTTCCCTGTCATAGAGTCATCGGTTCTGATGGTTCTCTTACTGGTTATGCTGGTGGTTTGTGGCGTAAAAAATGGTTATTGGAACACGAAAACCCTTCTGCTCAGCAAAGTTTGTTTTGA
- a CDS encoding 3'-5' exonuclease has protein sequence MIEKINLNNILFLDIETVPEAEDYNALDTELKDLWEHKTQYQRKEEYTPEEFYDRAGIWAEFGKIVCISVGFFANKGDIRNFRVTSFFGEEKKILNDFNNLLNNHFNQAQHVLCGHNAKEFDIPFLARRMIINQIAIPNKLNLFGKKPWEIPHLDTLELWKFGDYKHFTSLKLLCKVLGIPSPKGDIDGSQVGHVFYVDKDIDRIVTYCEKDTIAVAQIFLRLRREDLLIEEEIIHV, from the coding sequence ATGATAGAAAAAATCAACCTCAATAACATTTTGTTTCTGGATATTGAAACAGTCCCAGAAGCCGAAGATTATAACGCCTTAGATACCGAGTTGAAAGACCTTTGGGAGCATAAAACCCAATACCAACGCAAAGAGGAATATACTCCTGAGGAATTTTACGATCGAGCAGGTATTTGGGCCGAGTTTGGTAAAATTGTTTGTATTTCAGTTGGGTTTTTTGCGAATAAAGGAGATATTCGAAACTTTAGAGTGACTTCTTTTTTTGGAGAAGAAAAGAAAATTCTAAACGATTTCAATAATTTATTAAACAATCATTTCAATCAAGCACAGCATGTTTTATGTGGTCATAATGCCAAGGAGTTTGACATTCCGTTTCTAGCCCGTCGCATGATTATTAATCAAATTGCCATTCCTAATAAGCTAAATCTTTTTGGAAAAAAGCCATGGGAAATCCCGCATTTAGATACCTTAGAATTATGGAAATTTGGCGATTATAAGCATTTCACTTCTTTAAAATTATTGTGTAAAGTGCTGGGGATTCCTTCGCCCAAAGGCGATATTGACGGTAGTCAAGTGGGACATGTTTTTTATGTTGATAAAGATATTGATCGCATTGTGACCTATTGTGAAAAAGACACCATTGCCGTTGCTCAAATTTTCTTGCGCTTACGCCGAGAAGATTTATTGATTGAAGAGGAAATTATACATGTTTAA
- a CDS encoding nucleoside recognition domain-containing protein: MVLSRFWLVIFISSIVFIVVSLFSGNSYTIDFVLNGKKDDPILISEKYIDQLPAFIKDSIASAPNKTMVINNIASNPDTTYVYSAKTVKIYSGVQKSDGLLPTCKSTLIDLVLPLMAYLAFFCGLMELLIISGASGKLAIVLSPVFVKVFPSIPKNHPSISYMTLNFAANFLGLDSAATPFGLKAMESLQELNPEKDNASDAQIMFMCLHASGLTLIATSIIGYRAAANASNPADVMLPCIITSFIGTIAAFLIVGIKQKINFKSASLVVALITLIAAIIGLLMYINHLDLIGKNYFTANLSSMILIAIIAFTLIFSFIKEKKFSDANTTVFDAFVVGANNGVKTGVIIFPYVLGMLVAISLFRNSGLFEIISNWIAFIFSNMGVNKQITDALPVAMLRPFSSAGSRGFLIDSMNTFGADSLTGRLSSIFQCSAESTFYVIAVYFGSVNIKNTRYALQTMLLVDFICVITAIFVATWFF; the protein is encoded by the coding sequence ATGGTATTGAGTAGATTTTGGTTGGTGATCTTTATTTCATCGATTGTTTTTATTGTGGTGAGTTTATTTTCTGGGAACAGTTACACTATTGATTTTGTGCTAAACGGTAAGAAAGACGATCCTATTTTAATATCTGAAAAATACATTGATCAATTGCCGGCTTTTATAAAAGACAGTATCGCCAGCGCTCCTAATAAAACGATGGTGATTAACAATATTGCTTCTAACCCTGATACTACATACGTTTATTCGGCTAAAACCGTAAAAATTTATAGTGGCGTTCAAAAATCAGATGGTTTATTACCCACTTGTAAAAGCACATTAATCGATTTGGTTCTTCCATTGATGGCTTATTTGGCTTTTTTCTGTGGCTTGATGGAGCTTCTAATTATTTCTGGAGCTTCGGGAAAACTAGCCATTGTTTTGAGTCCTGTTTTTGTAAAAGTGTTTCCAAGTATCCCAAAGAATCACCCTTCGATTTCCTATATGACTTTAAATTTTGCCGCAAATTTCTTAGGATTGGATTCGGCGGCTACTCCATTTGGTTTGAAGGCGATGGAAAGTTTACAGGAACTCAACCCTGAAAAAGACAATGCCAGTGATGCCCAAATTATGTTTATGTGTTTACACGCTTCGGGATTAACCTTAATTGCGACTTCAATTATAGGGTATAGAGCAGCTGCTAATGCAAGCAATCCTGCCGATGTGATGTTGCCTTGTATTATCACTTCTTTTATTGGTACAATTGCCGCTTTTTTAATTGTGGGAATCAAACAAAAAATCAATTTCAAAAGCGCTTCTTTAGTTGTGGCTTTGATTACCTTGATTGCTGCTATTATTGGTTTATTGATGTACATCAACCACTTAGATTTAATAGGTAAAAATTATTTTACGGCTAATCTTTCAAGTATGATTTTGATTGCTATTATTGCGTTTACTCTGATTTTTTCGTTTATCAAGGAGAAGAAATTTTCTGATGCCAATACTACTGTTTTTGATGCATTTGTAGTAGGAGCCAATAATGGAGTCAAAACAGGAGTAATTATTTTTCCTTATGTTTTAGGAATGTTAGTTGCTATTTCACTATTTAGAAACAGTGGTTTATTTGAAATAATAAGTAATTGGATTGCTTTTATTTTCTCTAATATGGGTGTTAATAAGCAAATTACGGATGCGTTGCCAGTGGCGATGTTAAGACCCTTTAGTTCTGCAGGGTCAAGAGGGTTTTTAATTGATTCTATGAATACTTTTGGTGCCGATTCTTTGACTGGAAGATTGAGTAGTATTTTTCAGTGTAGTGCCGAGAGTACTTTCTACGTGATTGCTGTTTACTTTGGATCTGTAAATATAAAGAACACCCGTTATGCCTTGCAAACCATGTTGCTAGTTGATTTTATATGTGTAATTACAGCTATTTTTGTGGCAACTTGGTTTTTTTAG
- the tatA gene encoding twin-arginine translocase TatA/TatE family subunit, with translation MGRFGVTEILVILAVVLLLFGGKKIPELMKGLGSGIKEFKNAAKEDQPSDKKEDTENEKK, from the coding sequence ATGGGAAGATTTGGTGTTACAGAAATCCTAGTTATATTAGCAGTGGTTTTATTACTTTTTGGAGGTAAAAAAATTCCTGAACTAATGAAAGGTTTAGGAAGCGGAATTAAAGAATTTAAAAATGCCGCAAAAGAAGATCAGCCATCTGATAAAAAAGAAGATACTGAAAACGAAAAAAAATAA
- a CDS encoding peptidase: MSRKRLKRKKLHNKLFIKNRLVILNEDTFEEIFSMKLNLMNVFVVASVGAILLIGITTFIIAFTPLREFIPGYSSSKLKKDATELSLKSDSLTLALKKNEAYILSIQKVLNGQLEYAKFNKDSILVYSEDTIPKGKLSASKEELELREQVAKEEKKQTSKKSK; this comes from the coding sequence ATGTCAAGAAAAAGATTAAAAAGAAAAAAACTCCATAATAAATTATTCATAAAAAACCGATTGGTTATTTTGAATGAAGATACTTTTGAAGAGATTTTTTCAATGAAACTAAATCTGATGAATGTCTTCGTTGTTGCTTCGGTTGGCGCTATTTTATTGATAGGAATTACTACGTTTATTATTGCTTTTACTCCGCTAAGAGAATTTATCCCTGGCTATTCTTCCTCAAAACTAAAAAAAGACGCGACTGAATTATCTTTAAAATCAGATTCATTAACTTTAGCCTTAAAGAAAAATGAGGCCTATATTCTCTCCATTCAAAAAGTGCTTAATGGTCAATTAGAATATGCGAAATTCAACAAAGATTCCATTCTTGTATATAGTGAAGATACAATCCCGAAAGGGAAGTTATCTGCTTCAAAAGAAGAATTAGAACTGAGAGAACAAGTGGCAAAAGAGGAAAAAAAACAGACTTCAAAAAAATCGAAATAA
- a CDS encoding GH3 auxin-responsive promoter family protein has protein sequence MSIKSAAAKLFAKKIYKETQTWVSNPVASQKTVFMDLIKEAKQTAFGIDHHFDTIKTVEDFANQVPIRDYEDLKPYIEKVVKGEENILWKGKPLYFAKTSGTTSGAKYIPLTKESMPFHIQAARNAILHYIHETGKADFVDGKMIFLQGSPILEEKNGIQFGRLSGIVAHFVPKYLQKNRMPSLETNCIEDWETKIDAIVGETFNENMTVISGIPSWVQMYFERLEQKGGKKVGDIFKNFNLFIYGGVNYEPYRAKFENLIGRKVDSIELFPASEGFFAYQDSQKEKGMLLLLKAGIFYEFVKSDEFYTEKPRRYTIGEVELGVNYVLIISTNAGLWGYNIGDTVQFTSLKPFRIIVSGRIKHYISAFGEHVIGKEVENALQEAMEGTNVRVNEFTVAPQINPASGLPYHEWFIEFENEPVNLITFAEAIDDAMRKQNIYYDDLIRGNILQKVVITRVAKNGFQEYMKSIGKLGGQNKIPRLSDNRDIVALLDKK, from the coding sequence ATGTCGATAAAATCAGCTGCTGCAAAGTTATTTGCTAAAAAAATATATAAAGAAACACAAACCTGGGTTTCAAATCCTGTTGCGAGTCAAAAGACTGTATTTATGGATTTAATAAAAGAAGCCAAGCAAACAGCGTTTGGAATTGACCATCATTTTGATACAATAAAAACGGTTGAAGATTTTGCAAACCAAGTTCCCATTAGGGATTATGAGGACTTAAAACCCTACATTGAAAAAGTAGTAAAAGGAGAAGAAAACATTCTCTGGAAAGGGAAACCGCTTTATTTCGCTAAAACTTCAGGAACGACTTCAGGAGCTAAATATATTCCATTGACTAAGGAATCGATGCCTTTTCATATTCAAGCGGCTCGAAATGCTATTTTGCATTACATTCACGAAACAGGTAAAGCTGACTTTGTTGATGGAAAGATGATTTTCCTACAGGGAAGCCCAATTTTGGAAGAAAAAAACGGAATACAATTTGGAAGGTTATCAGGGATTGTAGCGCATTTTGTCCCGAAATATTTGCAAAAAAACCGCATGCCTTCATTAGAAACCAATTGTATTGAAGATTGGGAAACCAAAATTGATGCCATTGTTGGGGAAACGTTTAATGAAAATATGACCGTAATTTCAGGAATTCCTTCTTGGGTTCAAATGTATTTTGAGCGATTAGAACAAAAAGGAGGAAAGAAAGTAGGAGATATTTTTAAGAATTTTAATTTGTTTATTTACGGTGGGGTGAATTATGAACCCTATAGAGCAAAGTTTGAAAACTTAATAGGTAGAAAAGTAGACAGTATTGAATTATTCCCTGCATCGGAAGGGTTTTTTGCCTACCAAGATTCCCAAAAAGAAAAAGGAATGCTACTGCTTTTAAAAGCGGGTATTTTTTACGAATTTGTAAAAAGCGATGAATTTTATACGGAGAAACCTAGACGATATACGATTGGTGAAGTCGAGCTTGGGGTGAATTATGTTCTAATTATTTCTACTAATGCGGGTCTTTGGGGATATAATATAGGAGACACGGTTCAATTTACTTCATTAAAACCGTTTAGAATTATTGTTTCTGGGAGAATCAAGCATTACATTTCGGCTTTTGGAGAACATGTCATTGGTAAAGAAGTCGAAAATGCCTTACAAGAAGCGATGGAAGGAACAAATGTTCGTGTCAATGAGTTTACTGTAGCGCCACAAATCAATCCTGCTAGCGGATTACCCTATCATGAATGGTTCATTGAATTTGAAAATGAACCAGTAAACTTGATCACTTTTGCGGAAGCGATTGATGACGCTATGCGAAAACAAAACATTTACTACGACGATTTAATAAGAGGAAACATTTTACAAAAAGTGGTAATAACAAGAGTTGCTAAAAACGGTTTTCAAGAATATATGAAATCGATTGGGAAACTAGGAGGTCAAAATAAAATACCAAGACTTTCTGATAATCGAGATATCGTAGCGCTTTTGGATAAAAAATAA